A stretch of Arthrobacter sunyaminii DNA encodes these proteins:
- a CDS encoding MFS transporter gives MSGSAPQRRPAGAMSAEYRALTLGILAIITCSAFEAMAVTTAMPVVAAELSAGAGYGLAFSMFLTASLLGTVVAGSRCDREGPLPSLAAGMLLMTAGLVLSALAGEFWIVTAGRAVSGLGGGAMIVAVYVIIGEIYPSALQPVIFGWLAAAWILPSMVGPLAAGLLAQYVSWRWVFAAVIPIVLVAGLMVWPRIRSLGPPASPAMDAAAGRRRALWGTVLAAAVFLAQWAGSAAAVPSSAAVLLWAAAAAGAGAAGVALGRLLPPGTLRLSRGLPSVVATRGLLSAGFVAAEAFLPLMVLATHGVDPATAGLALTAGAVGWAVGSFLQARAGGRRHRLLVIGATMLAAAVGGIGLLASPSVPFWVIVAVWSFAGAAMGLALSSTSVMVLALSTSADRGRNSASLQISDQLGAVAGTTVAGILFALLQDPAASGQAGVFRVMWLVLAIFACLGIVSGARSAIVTPNTGKVPFTA, from the coding sequence ATGAGCGGTTCGGCTCCGCAGCGCCGGCCCGCCGGCGCAATGTCCGCAGAGTACCGGGCCCTCACCCTGGGCATTCTGGCGATCATCACCTGTTCCGCCTTCGAAGCGATGGCGGTGACGACGGCGATGCCCGTAGTGGCAGCGGAACTCTCGGCGGGTGCCGGCTACGGGCTGGCATTTTCGATGTTCCTCACCGCCTCGCTGCTGGGCACCGTGGTGGCCGGCAGCAGGTGTGACCGCGAGGGGCCGCTTCCCTCGCTTGCCGCGGGCATGCTGCTGATGACCGCCGGGCTGGTGCTCTCAGCCCTGGCCGGGGAATTCTGGATTGTCACCGCCGGCCGGGCGGTGTCCGGGCTCGGCGGGGGAGCCATGATCGTGGCGGTCTACGTGATCATCGGCGAGATCTATCCGTCGGCACTTCAACCGGTGATTTTTGGCTGGCTGGCGGCGGCCTGGATCCTGCCTTCCATGGTGGGTCCGCTGGCCGCGGGCCTGCTGGCGCAATACGTGAGCTGGCGGTGGGTTTTTGCCGCTGTGATTCCCATTGTGCTGGTTGCCGGACTGATGGTCTGGCCGCGGATCCGCAGCCTGGGTCCGCCCGCCAGCCCCGCAATGGACGCAGCAGCAGGCCGCCGCCGCGCGCTCTGGGGCACGGTGCTGGCCGCTGCCGTGTTCCTCGCGCAGTGGGCGGGCAGCGCGGCCGCAGTGCCGTCGTCGGCCGCCGTACTGCTGTGGGCCGCAGCTGCCGCGGGAGCAGGAGCGGCCGGCGTCGCGCTGGGCCGTCTGCTGCCGCCGGGCACCCTGCGCCTGTCCCGCGGGCTGCCCAGCGTGGTCGCCACGCGCGGCCTGCTTAGTGCCGGATTCGTGGCAGCGGAGGCCTTCCTGCCGTTGATGGTGCTGGCCACGCACGGTGTGGACCCCGCCACTGCCGGACTGGCCCTGACCGCAGGAGCGGTAGGCTGGGCTGTGGGTTCTTTCCTGCAGGCACGTGCCGGCGGGCGGCGTCACCGGCTTTTGGTGATCGGCGCAACCATGCTGGCCGCGGCCGTGGGAGGAATCGGGCTGCTTGCCTCGCCGTCGGTGCCCTTCTGGGTGATCGTGGCGGTGTGGTCCTTCGCGGGAGCAGCCATGGGCCTGGCCCTGTCCAGCACTTCCGTGATGGTGCTGGCTCTGTCCACTTCCGCGGACCGGGGACGCAATTCCGCGTCCCTGCAGATTTCCGACCAGCTCGGAGCCGTTGCGGGAACCACAGTGGCGGGAATTCTCTTCGCCCTCCTGCAGGACCCCGCCGCTTCCGGACAAGCCGGCGTTTTCCGCGTCATGTGGCTTGTCCTGGCCATTTTTGCGTGCCTGGGGATTGTCTCCGGTGCCCGCAGTGCAATTGTTACCCCGAACACAGGAAAGGTGCCGTTCACAGCGTGA
- a CDS encoding DEAD/DEAH box helicase: MSPDTLFGGPALPPAYPERAAWGTAPKLRQWQAEALEKFFASDADDFLAVATPGAGKTTFALRVATELVDRGIVKRITVVAPTDHLKRQWADAAAKVGLALDPNFKNADGRHGDGFIGVAVTYAQVASKPMLHRAKTEAARTLVILDEIHHGGDALSWGDGIREAFEPAVKRLSLTGTPFRSDTAAIPFVEYEKDRDGIRRSKADYTYGYGQALKDHVVRPVMFMAYSGTMRWRTSAGDEMAASLGEAAVTKDITAQAWRTALNPTGEWIPAVLAAADRRLSEVRRAVPDAGGLVIATDHDDARAYAGQLKKITGESPTVILSDDAKASDKIDEFSAGDQRWMVAVRMVSEGVDVPRLAVGVYATSTATPLFFAQAVGRFVRARKRGETASVFLPSVPNLMALANQLELERDHALDRPENHLEEEGFALEDSLMEAANREEKASDSLTKQKFEALESQASFDRVLFDGGEFGTGGELGSEEEQDFLGIPGLLDADQVGMLLRQRQHEQLSRRGRKAAAAPEPEPAPAVMDHRQLTELRGQLAKNVSAWSARSGMPHGVVHSELRRICGGPPVAQANEEQLNQRLKKLQDWFIGRK, translated from the coding sequence GTGAGCCCAGATACCCTCTTCGGCGGACCGGCCCTGCCGCCCGCCTACCCGGAGCGAGCCGCGTGGGGCACCGCCCCGAAGCTTCGCCAATGGCAGGCAGAAGCCCTGGAGAAGTTTTTTGCCTCCGACGCCGATGATTTCCTCGCCGTCGCCACCCCCGGTGCAGGCAAGACCACCTTCGCCCTGCGCGTGGCCACCGAGCTGGTGGACCGCGGGATCGTCAAGCGGATCACCGTCGTCGCGCCCACCGACCACCTCAAGCGCCAGTGGGCCGACGCCGCCGCGAAGGTGGGCCTGGCCCTGGACCCCAACTTCAAGAATGCTGACGGCCGCCACGGTGACGGCTTCATCGGCGTGGCAGTGACCTACGCCCAGGTGGCCTCCAAGCCCATGCTGCACCGTGCCAAGACCGAAGCGGCCCGCACCCTGGTGATCCTGGACGAGATTCACCACGGCGGCGACGCCCTGTCCTGGGGTGACGGAATCCGCGAGGCCTTTGAACCGGCCGTCAAGCGCCTGTCCCTGACCGGGACGCCGTTCCGCTCCGACACCGCGGCCATTCCCTTTGTGGAGTACGAAAAGGACCGCGACGGGATCCGCCGGTCCAAGGCGGACTACACCTATGGCTACGGGCAGGCGCTGAAGGACCACGTGGTGCGTCCGGTGATGTTCATGGCCTACTCCGGCACCATGCGCTGGCGGACCAGCGCCGGTGATGAAATGGCCGCTTCCCTCGGCGAAGCCGCCGTTACCAAGGACATCACCGCCCAGGCCTGGCGCACGGCGCTGAACCCCACGGGTGAATGGATCCCTGCGGTGCTGGCCGCCGCTGACCGCAGGCTTTCCGAGGTGCGCCGGGCAGTGCCCGATGCCGGCGGGCTGGTGATCGCAACGGACCACGACGACGCGCGTGCCTATGCGGGCCAGCTGAAGAAGATCACGGGGGAGTCTCCCACGGTCATCCTCTCCGATGATGCCAAGGCCTCGGACAAGATTGATGAATTCTCCGCCGGAGACCAGCGCTGGATGGTGGCTGTGCGCATGGTGTCCGAAGGCGTGGACGTTCCGCGCCTGGCGGTGGGCGTCTACGCCACCTCCACGGCAACCCCGCTGTTCTTTGCCCAGGCCGTGGGCCGGTTTGTGCGTGCCCGTAAGCGCGGCGAGACGGCGTCTGTATTCCTGCCCTCGGTGCCTAACCTGATGGCCCTGGCCAACCAGCTGGAACTGGAGCGCGACCACGCCCTGGACCGCCCGGAGAACCACCTCGAAGAGGAAGGTTTCGCGCTGGAGGACAGCCTCATGGAGGCCGCCAACCGCGAGGAAAAGGCTTCAGACTCCCTCACCAAACAGAAGTTCGAGGCACTGGAATCCCAGGCGTCCTTTGACCGCGTACTGTTCGACGGCGGCGAATTCGGCACCGGCGGAGAGCTGGGCAGCGAAGAGGAACAGGACTTCCTGGGCATCCCCGGTCTGCTGGACGCAGACCAGGTGGGAATGCTGCTGCGCCAGCGCCAGCATGAGCAGCTGTCCCGCCGCGGCCGGAAGGCTGCTGCAGCACCCGAGCCCGAACCGGCTCCCGCGGTCATGGACCACCGGCAGCTCACCGAACTGCGCGGCCAGCTGGCCAAGAACGTCTCCGCCTGGTCTGCCCGTTCCGGTATGCCGCACGGAGTGGTGCACAGCGAGCTGCGCCGCATCTGCGGCGGACCGCCCGTGGCCCAGGCCAATGAGGAGCAGCTCAACCAGCGGCTGAAGAAGCTGCAGGACTGGTTCATCGGGCGCAAATAG
- a CDS encoding isochorismatase family protein, which yields MTRALIVVDVQNDFCEGGPLAVPGGADTASDITDYIETTLGRYDVVAATQDWHIEPGAHFSDTPDYKESWPVHCVAGTTGANPHPDLDTEHIDAFFRKGQYEAAYSGFEGVLAPEDEVPTGDLDAAAAPADPAETVSLDDWLRENDVDEVVIVGLTTDYCVRATALDAVAAGYDTYVIPELCAGIDRADTRAALAELEDAGVELLDL from the coding sequence ATGACGCGCGCCCTGATTGTTGTTGATGTCCAGAACGACTTCTGTGAAGGAGGTCCTCTCGCCGTTCCCGGCGGTGCCGACACGGCGTCGGACATCACTGACTACATCGAGACGACGCTGGGCCGCTATGACGTTGTGGCCGCCACTCAGGACTGGCACATTGAGCCCGGCGCCCACTTCTCCGACACCCCGGATTACAAGGAGTCCTGGCCGGTGCACTGTGTTGCCGGCACAACCGGAGCCAACCCGCACCCGGACCTGGACACCGAACACATTGATGCCTTCTTCCGCAAAGGCCAGTACGAGGCCGCGTATTCCGGCTTCGAAGGGGTGCTTGCCCCGGAAGACGAAGTGCCTACGGGCGATCTGGACGCGGCCGCCGCACCGGCTGATCCGGCCGAAACGGTAAGCCTGGATGACTGGCTTCGGGAGAACGACGTCGATGAGGTGGTCATTGTGGGCCTGACCACCGACTACTGCGTCCGGGCCACCGCGCTGGATGCCGTCGCGGCCGGCTATGACACGTACGTCATCCCCGAACTGTGCGCCGGAATCGACCGCGCGGATACCCGTGCCGCGCTCGCCGAGCTGGAAGACGCCGGAGTGGAGCTGCTGGACCTGTAA